Proteins co-encoded in one Salvia splendens isolate huo1 chromosome 4, SspV2, whole genome shotgun sequence genomic window:
- the LOC121798246 gene encoding 60S ribosomal protein L37-3 has protein sequence MGKGTGSFGKRRNKTHTLCVRCGRRSFHLQKSRCSACAYPAARKRTYNWSVKAIRRKTTGTGRMRYLRNVPRRFKTNFREGTEAAPRKKAVAASA, from the exons ATG GGCAAGGGAACGGGGAGCTTCGGAAAGAGGAGGAACAAGACACACACACTGTGTGTGAGGTGCGGCCGCCGCAGCTTCCACCTTCAGAAGAGTCGCTGCTCCGCCTGTGCTTATCCTGCTGCTCGCAAGAGGACAT ACAACTGGAGTGTGAAGGCTATTCGCCGAAAGACAACCGGCACTGGGCGGATGAGGTATCTCCGCAACGTGCCCCGCAGATTCAAGACCAACTTCAGAGAAG GTACTGAAGCTGCACCGAGGAAGAAGGCTGTTGCCGCATCTGCTTGA
- the LOC121800446 gene encoding ATP-dependent DNA helicase DDX11-like, producing MEFPAFPYKPYSIQLDFMKFLYESLNRGGLSMLESPTGTGKTLSMICSALQWHVDRKKLETAENNGKEKLGEGKDDDEPDWIRNFVPNKEADVVKSKPIVHKRKNGSQLKEKGENVRDLSSYSSGEGERGRGVKKEERSAKGKDGISEVDDAEFLLEEYDSESEVGGKSKRKNAGGDDVLSSEEEDEVDELVGKEEESRVKIYFCSRTHSQLSQFMKELRKTKFVSELKVVCLGSRKNLCINEEVLKLGGSNRINEKCSMLQKNKKNEASKMKKVGSGKRIRGNKSSSGCPMLRRKKIEEFANEVIQMEALDIEDLVHIGRDTGGCPYYGSRKMLPAADLVVLPYQSLLSKSSRESLGLNLKDSVIIIDEAHNLADTLISMYDARISWSQLKQLQSHLDGYFQRFCNVLGPGNRRYIQTLMIITRAFLRMLSCDEKKHVNGADHPVPCDTMTINEFLFALNIDNINLVKLLQYVKERNIIYKVCGYGDKLALSQNIVPGGDAEINEESAISGFRALADMLSSLINNNSDGKMIFSRPMQTCNGLEGGYVKYVMLTGEKIFSEVLGQAHAVILAGGTLQPIEETKERLFQSIQLNELPFFSCGHIVPSKNILPVAVKLGPSGQSFDFSYKARSSSTMTGELGLLLSNLVTVVPEGVVVFFSSFKYESHVYDAWKESGIISRIMKKKRIFREPRKSTDVEAVLREYKETIDTLSITGSTSCNGAILFAIVGGKISEGINFSDGAGRCIVMVGLPYPSPSDVELMERVKHIEGLGMTIPSKTACGGRDAESGLQILKRCKGRGKEYYENLCMKAVNQSIGRAIRHVNDYAAILLVDARYASDPMKRNTPHTTDKLPQWIKSHLVPTTNSYGEVHRLLHQFFKSHKNKEATSK from the exons ATGGAATTCCCAGCATTCCCCTACAAACCCTACTCGATACAGCTGGATTTCATGAAATTCCTTTACGAATCGCTCAACAGAGGTGGGCTCTCGATGCTGGAAAGCCCCACCG GGACTGGAAAAACCCTTAGCATGATATGTAGTGCACTGCAGTGGCATGTCGATCGAAAGAAATTGGAGACTGCGGAGAACAATGGGAAGGAGAAATTGGGCGAGGGTAAGGATGATGATGAGCCGGATTGGATTAGAAATTTTGTGCCAAATAAAGAAGCTGATGTAGTCAAGAGTAAACCTATAGTGCATAAGAGGAAAAATGGATCTCAATTGAAGGAAAAGGGAGAAAATGTTAGAGATTTATCTAGCTATAGTAGTGGAGAAGGTGAAAGGGGTAGGGGGGTTAAGAAGGAGGAGAGAAGCGCGAAGGGGAAAGATGGGATCAGTGAGGTGGATGATGCGGAGTTTTTGTTGGAAGAGTATGACAGTGAATCGGAAGTAGGTGGGAAATCGAAAAGGAAGAATGCTGGAGGGGATGATGTGCTGTCGAGTGAGGAAGAGGACGAGGTGGATGAGCTGGTTGGGAAGGAAGAGGAGTCGCGAGTGAAGATCTATTTTTGCAGTCGGACACATTCACAGCTTTCACAGTTTATGAAAGAGCTGAGGAAGACTAAATTTGTTAGTGAGTTGAAGGTTGTATGCTTGGGTTCTAGGAAGAATCTCTGCATCAATGAAG AGGTATTGAAGCTGGGGGGTTCCAATCGCATAAATGAGAAATGCTCGATGCTccaaaagaataagaaaaatgaagctTCTAAAATGAAG AAGGTGGGTTCTGGAAAAAGGATTCGTGGAAACAAATCTTCTTCTGGATGTCCGATGTTaagaaggaagaagatagaAGAGTTCGCAAATGAAGTTATTCAAATGGAGGCTCTAGACATTGAAGATCTTGTCCATATTGGACGCGATACAGGAGGTTGCCCATATTATGGTTCGAGAAAAATGTTACCTGCAGCTGACCTTGTGGTTCTACCATATCAGTCTCTTCTTTCAAAATCATCACGTGAATCCTTGGGCTTGAATTTAAAAGACAGTGTTATTATCATAGACGAAGCTCATAATCTAGCTGACACTCTCATCAGTATGTATGATGCAAGAATCTCATGGTCCCAG TTGAAACAATTGCAGTCTCACTTAGATGGATATTTCCAAAGATTTTGTAATGTTCTAGGACCAGGAAACCGGAGATATATCCAAACTCTGATGATAATCACTCGGGCCTTTCTAAGAATGTTGTCTTGTGATGAGAAGAAGCATGTGAACGGCGCTGACCATCCAGTTCCATGCGATACAATGACCATCAATGAATTCTTATTTGCTCTGAATATTGACAACATAAACCTGGTCAAACTGCTTCAATACGTGAAAGAAAGAAACATAATTTACAAG GTCTGTGGATACGGAGATAAACTTGCTTTATCTCAAAATATCGTTCCTGGTGGAGATGCTGAAATTAATGAGGAAAGTGCAATCTCTGGTTTCAGAGCATTAGCTGATATGCTTTCCTCTTTGATCAATAATAACAGTGATGGAAAAATGATCTTCTCAAGACCGATGCAGACATGTAATGGCCTAGAAGGAGGGTATGTAAAGTATGTCATGCTGACtggagagaaaatattttctgag GTGCTGGGTCAAGCCCATGCTGTCATCTTGGCTGGTGGAACCTTACAACCTATAGAGGAAACGAAGGAAAGACTTTTCCAGTCAATACAGTTAAATGAGTTACCCTTCTTTTCATGTGGGCACATAGTTCCTTCTAAAAACATTTTGCCAGTTGCTGTTAAGCTCGGGCCTTCTGGTCAGTCCTTTGATTTTAGCTACAAAGCTAGGAGCTCATCGACCATG ACTGGGGAACTAGGTCTTCTGCTGTCTAATCTAGTGACAGTTGTTCCGGAAGGCGTAGTTGTATTCTTCTCATCATTCAAATACGAGAGCCATGTCTATGATGCATGGAAGGAATCAGGAATCATTTCAAGGATCATGAAGAAGAAGCGTATTTTCAGAGAGCCAAGAAAGAGTACAGATGTTGAAGCTGTATTGAGAGAATACAAAGAGACAATTGACACGTTGTCTATCACAGGTTCCACGTCTTGCAATGGTGCAATCCTCTTTGCCATTGTTGGGGGCAAGATATCCGAAGGCATCAATTTTAGTGATGGGGCTGGTCGGTGCATAGTAATGGTTGGACTGCCCTATCCTAGCCCATCAGATGTTGAGTTAATGGAGAGAGTGAAGCATATCGAGGGTCTTGGCATGACGATCCCAAGCAAAACGGCGTGTGGCGGTAGGGATGCCGAGTCTGGGCTTCAAATCCTTAAAAGGTGTAAAGGGAGAGGAAAAGAGTACTATGAAAATCTTTGCATGAAAGCAGTGAATCAATCCATTG GCAGAGCAATTCGGCATGTGAACGATTATGCAGCAATATTGCTGGTGGATGCACGTTATGCTTCTGATCCTATGAAGAGAAACACTCCACACACAACAGACAAGCTGCCACAGTGGATCAAAAGTCATCTTGTTCCTACAACCAATAGTTATGGAGAAGTTCACAGATTGTTGCATCAGTTTTTCAAATCTCACAAGAATAAGGAAGCCACAAGTAAATAA